A genome region from Microbacterium terricola includes the following:
- a CDS encoding class E sortase, with protein MTESTALRARRPRRRVSVLGVFGELLITAGVVVLLYVAWQMWIGDAIYGAERNATGQALSQQWAQEYAPPTASPTPAPDATEPAVVVPVKMDQPDDAERFAIMRIPRFGKDYAVEMAGGITRARTLDAIGIGHYPGTDMPGDVGNVAVAAHRTTWGKPFNQIAELHVGDAIVIETKAGWYTYRFRTLEYVRPNEVDVLLPVPQQMNVEATEGYLTMTSCSPMYAMTERIVGYSLFESFTPRSDGKPASLTEGVTT; from the coding sequence GTGACTGAGTCGACCGCGCTGCGCGCCCGCCGTCCGCGCCGACGGGTCTCGGTGCTCGGAGTCTTCGGCGAGCTCCTCATCACGGCCGGCGTCGTGGTGCTCCTCTACGTCGCGTGGCAGATGTGGATCGGCGACGCGATCTACGGTGCCGAGCGCAACGCGACCGGCCAGGCGCTGTCGCAGCAGTGGGCCCAGGAGTATGCGCCGCCCACGGCATCCCCCACTCCTGCTCCCGACGCCACCGAGCCGGCGGTCGTGGTCCCCGTGAAGATGGACCAGCCGGACGATGCCGAGCGCTTCGCCATCATGCGCATCCCCCGCTTCGGCAAGGACTACGCGGTCGAGATGGCCGGCGGCATCACCCGTGCGCGCACGCTCGACGCGATCGGCATCGGACACTACCCGGGCACCGACATGCCCGGCGACGTCGGCAACGTCGCCGTCGCCGCGCACCGCACCACCTGGGGCAAGCCGTTCAACCAGATCGCGGAGCTGCACGTCGGCGACGCCATCGTGATCGAGACAAAGGCGGGCTGGTACACCTACCGCTTCCGCACGCTCGAGTACGTCCGCCCAAATGAGGTCGACGTGCTCCTGCCCGTGCCCCAGCAGATGAACGTCGAGGCCACGGAGGGCTACCTCACCATGACCAGCTGCAGCCCGATGTACGCCATGACCGAGCGCATCGTCGGCTACAGCCTGTTCGAGTCGTTCACCCCGCGCTCCGATGGCAAGCCAGCTTCCCTCACGGAAGGGGTCACCACCTGA
- a CDS encoding glutamine amidotransferase-related protein, which translates to MTPAVLVVDNHDSFVHTLIGYLHELGADTEVVEADAVDPDGAASLIAGHRGVLVSPGPGTPARAGASIAVVRAAAAAGIPLLGVCLGHQAIGEAFGARVDEASELMHGMTSLVHHDGDALYAGLPDPFTATRYHSLAIVPDSLPAELIVTSRTDTGVIMGVRHRTAPITGVQFHPESVLTEGGHRLLGNWLGEIGFADAAARGARLRPRR; encoded by the coding sequence GTGACACCGGCCGTCCTGGTCGTCGACAACCACGACAGCTTCGTGCACACGCTGATCGGCTATCTGCACGAGCTGGGCGCCGACACCGAAGTCGTCGAGGCCGACGCCGTCGACCCGGACGGCGCAGCATCCCTCATCGCCGGTCACCGCGGCGTGCTCGTCTCGCCCGGACCGGGCACCCCTGCCCGCGCAGGCGCGTCGATCGCTGTCGTCCGCGCCGCTGCGGCAGCCGGGATCCCGCTCCTCGGCGTGTGCCTGGGACACCAGGCGATCGGGGAGGCGTTCGGCGCCCGCGTCGACGAGGCCAGCGAGCTCATGCACGGCATGACGTCACTCGTGCACCACGACGGCGACGCCCTCTATGCCGGGCTGCCCGACCCGTTCACGGCGACGCGGTACCACTCGCTGGCCATCGTCCCCGACTCGCTGCCCGCCGAGCTGATCGTCACGAGCCGCACCGACACCGGCGTGATCATGGGCGTGCGGCACCGCACCGCCCCGATCACCGGCGTGCAGTTCCACCCGGAGAGCGTGCTCACCGAGGGCGGGCATCGTCTGCTCGGCAACTGGCTCGGCGAGATCGGATTCGCGGATGCTGCCGCTCGTGGTGCCCGGTTGCGCCCGCGGCGCTGA
- the pknB gene encoding Stk1 family PASTA domain-containing Ser/Thr kinase: MTAEPRVLAGRYRVDEPIGRGGMASVFRGFDLTLGRDVAIKILDRELSADSTFRTRFRLEAQAASRMSHPTIVRVYDAGEDSETTQDGVVRPVPFIVMELVRGRLLKDIIAAGPVPVGEATRYVDGILEALEYSHRAGVVHRDIKPGNVMVTEAGQVKVMDFGIARAVSDSSSTVAETTAILGTAAYFSPEQAKGEPVDARADLYSAGVVLYELLAGRPPFRGETPVAVAYQHVSEAPVPPSEVNASVPRSLDAVALRAMAKDPFQRYQDAASFREDLDRTVDGKSPSKRKLSTLTSELYGPNPRQAAETARSLRQLSTDTTMTRTQAGPPVAWIWGGLAVLAVLLIAVLLWVLSIQPRDEVPSSARVVPDVSGMTYERAAEELEKQDLVPFREDEASDDVPADSVIRTDPVAEATVSPGQEVIVYVSRGVETTTVPTLEGLKRDAALAALRDAGLSPGSITARNDPGLAADTVISADPAGGTEVPPDTVVNLVVASGQVTINDVRGYTLDAATRELEADDIGLTVEPIADDSCTATEPAIVTQQSLAPGDVPVHSTIQLTYCTGT, encoded by the coding sequence GTGACAGCTGAGCCGCGCGTGCTTGCGGGACGCTATCGCGTCGACGAGCCGATCGGGCGAGGCGGCATGGCCAGCGTCTTCCGCGGATTCGACCTGACCCTCGGACGCGACGTCGCCATCAAGATCCTCGACCGCGAGCTCTCGGCCGACAGCACGTTCCGCACCCGCTTCCGGCTCGAGGCGCAGGCGGCATCCCGCATGTCGCACCCCACGATCGTGCGCGTCTACGACGCCGGCGAAGACAGCGAGACCACCCAGGACGGCGTCGTCCGTCCGGTGCCGTTCATCGTGATGGAGCTGGTGCGCGGTCGGCTGCTCAAGGACATCATCGCCGCGGGTCCCGTGCCCGTGGGCGAAGCGACCCGCTACGTCGACGGCATCCTGGAAGCGCTCGAGTACTCTCATCGCGCCGGTGTCGTTCACCGCGACATCAAGCCGGGCAACGTCATGGTCACGGAGGCCGGGCAGGTCAAGGTGATGGACTTCGGCATCGCCCGGGCGGTCTCCGACTCGTCGTCCACGGTCGCTGAGACGACCGCCATCCTCGGCACGGCCGCGTACTTCTCGCCCGAGCAGGCCAAGGGCGAGCCGGTGGATGCCCGCGCCGACCTGTACTCGGCCGGCGTCGTGCTCTACGAGCTGCTCGCCGGGCGGCCGCCGTTCCGCGGCGAGACACCGGTGGCTGTCGCCTACCAGCACGTCAGCGAGGCACCCGTGCCGCCGTCCGAGGTGAACGCCTCCGTGCCGCGTTCGCTCGACGCGGTGGCGCTGCGCGCGATGGCGAAGGACCCGTTCCAGCGCTACCAGGACGCCGCCTCATTCCGCGAGGATCTCGACCGCACGGTCGACGGCAAGTCTCCGTCGAAGCGGAAGCTCTCCACGCTGACCAGCGAGCTCTATGGGCCCAACCCGCGGCAGGCGGCCGAGACGGCGCGGTCGCTGAGGCAGCTGAGCACCGACACGACGATGACCCGCACGCAGGCCGGCCCGCCGGTCGCGTGGATCTGGGGCGGCTTGGCCGTGCTCGCGGTCCTCCTGATCGCCGTGCTCCTGTGGGTGCTGTCGATCCAGCCGCGCGACGAGGTCCCCTCCAGCGCCCGCGTCGTGCCGGACGTCTCCGGAATGACGTACGAGCGCGCCGCGGAGGAGCTCGAGAAGCAGGACCTGGTGCCGTTCCGCGAGGACGAGGCCAGCGATGACGTGCCGGCCGACAGCGTGATCCGCACCGACCCGGTCGCGGAGGCGACAGTCAGCCCGGGCCAGGAGGTCATCGTCTACGTCTCCCGTGGCGTCGAGACCACGACGGTCCCGACGCTCGAGGGCCTGAAGCGCGACGCCGCCCTCGCCGCGCTGCGCGACGCAGGGCTCTCGCCCGGCAGCATCACCGCGCGCAACGATCCGGGGCTCGCCGCCGACACGGTCATCTCGGCCGATCCGGCCGGCGGCACCGAGGTGCCGCCCGACACGGTGGTGAACCTCGTCGTCGCCTCCGGCCAGGTGACGATCAACGACGTGCGCGGCTACACCCTCGATGCGGCGACGCGAGAGCTCGAGGCGGACGACATCGGCCTGACCGTCGAGCCCATCGCCGACGACTCGTGCACGGCGACAGAGCCGGCCATCGTGACGCAGCAGTCGCTGGCACCGGGCGACGTGCCCGTGCACTCCACGATCCAGCTCACCTACTGCACGGGTACCTAG
- a CDS encoding serine/threonine-protein kinase yields MRPTQGVTFGGRYELDSRIAIGGMGEVWEATDHVIGRTVAIKILKDEYMGDPGFLERFRAEARHAALVNHEGIASVFDYGEEAGSAFLVMELVPGEALSTILEREGSLSTDKTLDVVAQTAAALQAAHAAGLVHRDIKPGNLLITPDGRVKITDFGIARIADQVPLTATGQVMGTVQYLSPEQASGHAASPATDTYSLGIVAYESLAGKRPFTGESQVAIAMAQINEQPPPLPPTVAAPVQNLVMAMIAKKPEERPSSAAVVARAATALRRGDLAAAIAVVPAIAGTGAGADDVTRLLSTGDDATTQLMPGVLPDDEEPLEEKKKRSPWTWPLIALIVLLLLVLSGTLWAMFANQTPEPEPSSSSSAPSKSPSASPSATPTPSDDRIDIDALELIGMNCDDAAQAVRDAGVDSVACEAGDPAATADDEGTVYRISRQGLVEPTEELTLTYYDSQVAMPEPGAPTLSATEVVAGETLDVSWGRYDCPAGGGSVSSYNFTATNATFENGATSSAFEPGDRDATLTVPAEATGVVTVSYTVSCVGGEGGDRDSGLSDEAQARITAPAADDAGTGDGSGDGSGDGSGDGTDG; encoded by the coding sequence ATGAGGCCGACGCAGGGAGTGACCTTCGGAGGACGCTACGAGCTCGATTCTCGGATCGCGATCGGCGGCATGGGCGAGGTCTGGGAGGCCACCGATCACGTGATCGGGCGCACTGTCGCGATCAAGATCCTCAAAGACGAGTACATGGGCGATCCGGGCTTCCTCGAGCGCTTCCGCGCCGAGGCCCGCCACGCCGCGCTCGTCAACCACGAGGGCATCGCGAGCGTCTTCGACTACGGCGAGGAGGCCGGGTCGGCGTTCCTCGTGATGGAGCTCGTGCCGGGTGAGGCGCTGTCGACCATCCTCGAGCGCGAAGGGTCGCTGTCGACCGACAAGACCCTCGACGTCGTCGCCCAGACGGCGGCCGCTCTCCAGGCTGCGCACGCAGCCGGGCTCGTGCACCGTGACATCAAGCCGGGCAACCTGCTGATCACCCCGGACGGCCGGGTGAAGATCACCGACTTCGGCATCGCCCGCATCGCCGACCAGGTGCCGCTCACCGCGACCGGCCAGGTCATGGGCACCGTCCAGTACCTCTCGCCCGAGCAGGCGTCGGGGCATGCCGCGTCGCCCGCCACCGACACCTACTCGCTGGGCATCGTCGCCTACGAAAGCCTCGCCGGCAAGCGCCCGTTCACGGGCGAGTCGCAGGTCGCCATCGCGATGGCTCAGATCAACGAGCAGCCGCCGCCACTGCCGCCCACGGTCGCGGCTCCGGTGCAGAACCTCGTCATGGCGATGATCGCGAAGAAGCCCGAGGAGCGTCCCAGCTCTGCGGCCGTCGTCGCGCGCGCAGCGACGGCGCTGCGCCGGGGCGATCTCGCCGCAGCGATCGCGGTCGTTCCCGCCATCGCGGGCACCGGCGCCGGCGCGGATGACGTCACCCGGCTGCTCTCCACCGGCGATGACGCCACGACGCAGCTCATGCCCGGCGTCCTCCCGGATGACGAGGAGCCGCTGGAGGAGAAGAAGAAGCGCAGCCCGTGGACGTGGCCGCTCATCGCCCTCATCGTGCTGCTGCTGCTCGTGCTCAGTGGAACGCTCTGGGCGATGTTCGCGAATCAGACGCCCGAGCCCGAGCCGTCGTCCTCGTCGAGCGCGCCGTCCAAGTCGCCCAGCGCCAGCCCGAGCGCGACGCCGACCCCGTCCGATGACCGCATCGACATCGATGCGCTCGAGCTGATCGGCATGAACTGCGACGACGCCGCCCAGGCCGTGCGCGACGCCGGCGTCGACAGCGTCGCCTGCGAGGCGGGCGACCCGGCCGCGACCGCGGACGACGAGGGCACGGTCTACCGCATCTCGCGCCAGGGCCTGGTCGAGCCCACCGAGGAGCTGACGCTCACGTACTACGACAGCCAGGTCGCGATGCCCGAGCCGGGTGCGCCCACGCTCAGCGCGACCGAGGTCGTGGCCGGTGAGACGCTGGATGTGTCGTGGGGCCGCTACGACTGTCCCGCCGGCGGTGGGTCAGTGAGCTCGTACAACTTCACCGCGACGAACGCGACTTTCGAGAACGGCGCCACCTCGTCGGCGTTCGAGCCGGGCGACCGCGACGCCACGCTGACGGTCCCCGCGGAAGCCACCGGTGTCGTCACCGTCAGCTACACCGTGTCGTGCGTCGGCGGCGAGGGCGGCGACCGCGACTCCGGCCTCTCCGACGAGGCCCAGGCCCGCATCACGGCCCCGGCCGCCGACGATGCCGGAACCGGCGACGGCTCCGGTGACGGGTCCGGTGACGGCTCAGGCGACGGCACCGACGGCTGA
- a CDS encoding peptidoglycan D,D-transpeptidase FtsI family protein, with product MTRELKRLSIVLLVLFLALFASTSWIQVLNAEALAENPRNTRALYDSYEVQRGSIIASGASIASSVASDDVFSWQRVYTDSEMWAHVTGFINPALGTSSGIEQAMNQELSGTAGSQFFSRIDRILTGQDPRGSNVALSLDADVQRAAFEALGDQQGAIVAIEPSTGRILAMVSSPSYDANTLASHNAAEVNTAYDELVAAANDPLFDRSIGGDMNPPGSTFKLVVASAALASGQWEPDSKLPNPASYELPQSSSVIFNSTGGRCGSGSTVTIADALRLSCNIPFAELAVELGDDAIRAEAEKYGFNSSFTLPLVSTPSVYPRGLDDAQTALSGFGQGQVLATPLQMAMVSAGIANGGVVMNPRMVDQVIGPDLSVQQTFEDSEYNRALEPDIAAQMVAMMVANVSDGAASGATIDGVDVAGKTGTAENEGDEPYTLWFTGFAPADDPDVAVAVVVEDGGGQGQSGSGNTIAAPIAKKVMEAVLSK from the coding sequence ATGACCCGAGAGCTCAAACGCCTCAGCATCGTGCTGCTGGTCCTCTTCCTCGCGCTATTCGCCTCCACGAGCTGGATCCAGGTGCTGAACGCCGAGGCCCTCGCCGAGAACCCGCGCAACACCCGGGCGCTCTACGACTCGTACGAGGTGCAGCGGGGCTCCATCATCGCCAGCGGCGCCTCGATCGCCTCGTCCGTTGCCTCCGACGACGTCTTCAGCTGGCAGCGCGTGTACACGGATTCCGAGATGTGGGCGCACGTGACCGGGTTCATCAACCCCGCCCTCGGCACATCCAGCGGCATCGAGCAGGCGATGAACCAGGAGCTCTCCGGCACCGCCGGCTCGCAGTTCTTCTCCCGCATCGACCGCATCCTCACCGGACAGGACCCGCGCGGATCGAACGTCGCGCTGAGCCTGGACGCCGACGTCCAGCGCGCCGCGTTCGAGGCGCTGGGCGACCAGCAGGGCGCGATCGTCGCGATCGAGCCGTCCACCGGCCGCATCCTCGCCATGGTGTCGAGCCCCAGCTACGACGCCAACACCCTCGCGTCGCACAATGCCGCCGAGGTCAACACGGCGTACGACGAGCTCGTGGCCGCCGCGAACGACCCGCTCTTCGACCGGTCGATCGGCGGCGACATGAACCCGCCCGGCTCGACCTTCAAGCTCGTCGTCGCGTCCGCGGCGCTCGCGAGCGGGCAGTGGGAGCCCGACTCGAAGCTCCCGAACCCGGCGTCGTACGAGCTGCCGCAGTCGAGCAGTGTCATCTTCAACTCGACCGGCGGCCGCTGCGGGTCGGGCAGCACCGTGACGATCGCGGACGCGCTGCGGCTCAGCTGCAATATCCCGTTCGCGGAGCTCGCGGTCGAGCTCGGCGATGACGCCATCCGCGCCGAGGCCGAGAAGTACGGTTTCAACTCCTCGTTCACGCTTCCCCTCGTCTCGACCCCCTCGGTCTACCCGCGTGGCCTCGACGACGCGCAGACCGCGCTGAGCGGCTTCGGGCAGGGGCAGGTGCTGGCGACACCGCTGCAGATGGCCATGGTCTCCGCCGGCATCGCGAACGGCGGCGTCGTGATGAACCCCCGCATGGTCGACCAGGTGATCGGCCCCGACCTGTCGGTGCAGCAGACGTTCGAGGACTCGGAGTACAACCGTGCACTCGAGCCGGACATCGCGGCGCAGATGGTCGCGATGATGGTCGCCAATGTCAGTGACGGCGCGGCGTCGGGTGCAACAATAGACGGAGTCGACGTGGCCGGTAAGACCGGCACCGCGGAGAACGAAGGCGATGAGCCGTACACGCTGTGGTTCACCGGTTTCGCCCCCGCGGACGACCCGGACGTCGCCGTGGCGGTGGTCGTCGAAGACGGCGGAGGACAGGGTCAGTCGGGCAGCGGCAACACGATCGCGGCGCCCATCGCGAAGAAGGTCATGGAGGCGGTGCTGAGCAAATGA